The Rhodococcus triatomae genome includes a window with the following:
- a CDS encoding mycofactocin-coupled SDR family oxidoreductase, whose product MGLLDGKVAFVTGAARGQGRNHAVRLAREGAAVVAVDVCGPVSEYNTYEAATSQDLDETVRLVEAEGGKIHAERADVRDGAALSAVVAKGVEQFGRLDVVVANAGICNWSRFWEMPDDQWETLIDVNLTGVWKTLKAATPAMIEAGNGGSIIVVSSVAGMKALPGQANYAASKFGLVGLTQAAAKELGEFRIRVNSIHPYGVDTPMGTDQGSLEMLQAHPHYLSSFGTILTDTPLARTDDISDTVMWLAGDLSRTVTASHIAVDMGSTKV is encoded by the coding sequence AACCACGCGGTGCGCCTGGCACGCGAGGGTGCGGCGGTCGTCGCGGTCGACGTGTGCGGCCCGGTGTCCGAGTACAACACCTACGAGGCGGCAACGAGCCAGGACCTCGACGAAACGGTCCGCCTCGTCGAGGCGGAGGGCGGCAAGATCCATGCCGAGCGCGCCGACGTGCGCGACGGTGCGGCGCTCTCCGCGGTGGTGGCGAAGGGGGTCGAACAGTTCGGTCGCCTGGACGTCGTCGTCGCCAATGCCGGAATCTGCAACTGGAGCCGGTTCTGGGAGATGCCCGACGATCAGTGGGAGACACTGATCGACGTCAATCTCACCGGTGTGTGGAAGACACTCAAGGCGGCGACACCGGCGATGATCGAGGCAGGTAACGGCGGGTCGATCATCGTGGTCAGCTCCGTGGCGGGTATGAAAGCGCTTCCCGGCCAAGCAAACTACGCTGCATCCAAGTTCGGTCTGGTCGGTCTGACCCAGGCGGCCGCGAAGGAACTGGGTGAGTTCCGGATCCGGGTCAACTCGATCCATCCCTACGGGGTAGACACCCCGATGGGTACGGATCAGGGCAGTCTGGAGATGTTGCAGGCGCATCCGCACTACCTGTCGAGCTTCGGCACGATCCTCACCGATACCCCTCTGGCCCGGACGGACGACATCAGTGACACCGTGATGTGGTTGGCTGGCGACCTGTCTCGGACCGTCACGGCCAGCCACATCGCGGTGGACATGGGAAGTACCAAGGTGTGA